In a single window of the Synergistaceae bacterium genome:
- a CDS encoding ABC transporter ATP-binding protein: MARKKTKYVPVPSKSILPERDAARAPVLECVNLGITLGGIKAVDNFNLTVGRTEIVGLIGPNGAGKTTVFNLLTKVYQPTTGTILLEGRDTHGMSTIQVNRAGIARTFQNIRLFKNLSVADNVKAAMNNEMRYNMLSAILRLPNYKREEIAAHRRTLKLLSIFDMQNIADVPAGSLPYGAQRRLEIVRALATNPSVLLLDEPAAGMNPSETAELMDSIRKVHDMFQIAIILIEHDMSLVMNICDGICVLNFGQVIAKGTPDEIQSNPAVIEAYLGRKKEAKS, encoded by the coding sequence ATGGCACGCAAGAAGACTAAGTACGTTCCCGTTCCCTCGAAGTCAATTCTTCCTGAACGGGACGCGGCAAGAGCACCAGTGCTTGAGTGCGTGAATCTCGGAATAACGCTCGGAGGCATCAAGGCAGTCGACAACTTTAACCTGACTGTAGGACGTACTGAGATTGTCGGGCTCATCGGGCCGAACGGTGCGGGCAAGACTACGGTGTTCAACCTCCTCACGAAAGTTTACCAGCCCACGACGGGGACAATCCTTCTTGAGGGGCGGGACACTCACGGGATGAGCACGATTCAGGTCAACCGCGCGGGGATTGCCCGTACGTTCCAGAACATCCGGCTGTTCAAGAATCTTTCTGTCGCCGACAACGTCAAGGCCGCAATGAACAACGAGATGCGCTACAACATGTTAAGTGCGATTCTCCGTCTGCCGAACTACAAGCGCGAAGAGATAGCCGCACACAGAAGGACTCTGAAGCTGTTATCCATCTTCGACATGCAGAACATTGCGGACGTTCCGGCGGGCTCATTGCCTTACGGTGCACAGAGGAGGCTCGAGATTGTCCGTGCGCTCGCAACGAATCCCAGCGTGTTGCTGCTTGACGAACCTGCGGCGGGAATGAACCCTTCAGAGACAGCTGAACTCATGGACAGCATCAGGAAGGTGCATGACATGTTCCAGATTGCTATTATACTGATTGAGCATGATATGTCCCTCGTGATGAACATCTGCGACGGAATCTGCGTACTGAACTTCGGGCAGGTAATCGCCAAAGGCA